The following are encoded together in the Candidatus Methylomirabilis oxygeniifera genome:
- a CDS encoding putative Flagellar motor switch phosphatase fliY (CheY-P phosphatase fliY) (Flagellar motor switch protein fliY) (Evidence 3 : Function proposed based on presence of conserved amino acid motif, structural feature or limited homology) produces MAHATDRRNQSASLAEVETVSSALERHGQLVFEASSQVFSVLCGRPVRLRFDRIVPVSPSTLLALLPGPCVGMAMQASQGLVGAEHLVWRADDAIGLAQLILGEEPTPGSELSADYLDALSEAANQIGGSLGTALRAALGKPVTVEAGTVTALTEAGVCLAVFREEASTPLLCVASLTREGLASGEVALIVSPSLLPETDKAQPHNDTLVAKEDTVSATSASAQAPFVPLTGGERVGPNNGIDMLLDVNLQVSVELGRTRLQIRDILQLGPGSIVELDKQAGDAVDILVNDKPIAKGEVIIIDENFGVRLTSITSVADRIKNLR; encoded by the coding sequence ATGGCGCACGCCACTGATCGACGCAACCAGTCAGCATCTTTAGCCGAAGTTGAGACGGTGTCTTCAGCATTGGAGCGGCACGGACAACTTGTTTTCGAGGCCTCCTCCCAGGTCTTCTCGGTACTCTGTGGTCGCCCGGTGCGGCTTAGGTTCGATCGGATTGTTCCGGTATCGCCCTCGACATTGCTCGCTCTCCTGCCCGGGCCATGTGTCGGTATGGCGATGCAAGCGAGTCAGGGCCTTGTCGGCGCCGAGCACTTGGTCTGGAGGGCGGACGACGCCATCGGCTTGGCACAACTCATTCTGGGAGAGGAGCCTACGCCAGGATCGGAGTTGTCTGCGGATTATCTTGATGCGCTCTCGGAAGCCGCGAATCAGATCGGCGGAAGTCTCGGGACGGCGCTGCGAGCAGCGTTGGGGAAGCCGGTCACTGTTGAAGCGGGGACCGTGACCGCTTTAACCGAGGCCGGGGTCTGCCTTGCGGTATTCCGCGAAGAGGCGTCCACCCCGTTGCTCTGCGTAGCCAGTCTCACACGTGAAGGCTTGGCGTCCGGAGAGGTGGCGCTGATCGTCTCCCCGTCTCTGCTGCCGGAAACTGATAAGGCTCAGCCCCATAACGACACTTTGGTTGCGAAGGAGGATACAGTGTCTGCAACGTCTGCCTCAGCTCAAGCGCCATTCGTTCCCCTGACCGGAGGGGAACGGGTCGGACCAAACAACGGTATCGATATGCTGCTCGACGTCAATCTTCAGGTCAGCGTGGAGCTCGGGCGGACCCGGCTTCAAATTCGAGATATCCTCCAACTTGGGCCAGGATCGATCGTCGAGCTGGACAAGCAGGCCGGCGACGCGGTGGACATTCTTGTGAACGACAAGCCGATCGCCAAGGGTGAGGTGATCATCATCGACGAAAACTTCGGGGTGCGG
- a CDS encoding protein of unknown function (Evidence 5 : No homology to any previously reported sequences) produces the protein MIPVLAAVGIRLLGALAGKTVTALIERGLDSSTAADRTERSFDTILERSQSMRSTRSDVRRVGSPSSQGSAPTVISGSADDTSVGLLTAQLATGRTSAPATALPAVSRRPIAVEPSAFSLQPSAARSRAAQDLIGRKIAANGSAIELRGSVPPTLLYRLPTAAESVRIEVRDLQGTIVGTVQLGPQPGGFHQMMFDGRGLQSGLYTYRVIATDAAGQPMARVSTAFGRVMGVQFENGQPFLHVGSALVPLTGIFEVSSDQR, from the coding sequence ATGATACCTGTGCTTGCCGCCGTCGGGATCAGGCTGCTGGGTGCACTGGCAGGGAAGACCGTCACCGCTCTTATTGAGCGAGGTCTCGATAGCAGTACGGCGGCCGATCGCACCGAAAGATCATTCGATACAATCCTGGAGCGGAGCCAGTCTATGAGATCGACTCGATCGGACGTGAGACGTGTCGGTTCTCCCTCATCCCAGGGCTCGGCGCCAACCGTCATCAGCGGCTCTGCCGATGATACCTCTGTTGGTCTGCTGACGGCCCAGCTTGCGACCGGACGGACGTCTGCCCCGGCGACAGCTCTACCCGCAGTCTCTCGGAGGCCGATTGCAGTTGAGCCTTCAGCCTTCAGCCTTCAGCCTTCAGCCGCGCGTAGCCGCGCGGCCCAGGATCTGATCGGTCGGAAGATAGCGGCGAACGGCTCGGCCATCGAACTGCGCGGGTCAGTCCCACCGACTCTTCTGTATCGCCTCCCCACCGCTGCCGAATCGGTCCGGATTGAGGTGCGGGACCTCCAGGGGACGATAGTCGGGACCGTCCAACTCGGGCCGCAGCCGGGAGGATTCCATCAGATGATGTTCGATGGGCGAGGGCTTCAGTCCGGCCTTTACACGTATAGGGTCATCGCCACCGATGCGGCAGGTCAACCGATGGCTCGCGTCAGTACTGCATTTGGGCGAGTGATGGGGGTACAGTTCGAGAACGGGCAGCCGTTTCTTCACGTTGGAAGCGCGCTGGTGCCGCTTACGGGCATTTTTGAGGTCAGCAGCGATCAGCGGTAG
- a CDS encoding protein of unknown function (Evidence 5 : No homology to any previously reported sequences): MSDSGWIFTGVFTVDPAERRSRRPKGWDRWTACSRALKWELSAEVGVNPLRVHPPRLAPGQFIGHSD, translated from the coding sequence ATGTCCGACAGTGGTTGGATCTTTACAGGAGTCTTCACCGTGGATCCGGCAGAACGGCGATCTCGACGCCCAAAGGGGTGGGATCGATGGACCGCGTGCTCGAGGGCGCTCAAATGGGAGTTGTCTGCTGAGGTTGGCGTGAATCCTCTGAGGGTTCATCCCCCGCGGCTTGCCCCGGGGCAGTTCATTGGACACTCGGACTAA
- a CDS encoding protein of unknown function (Evidence 5 : No homology to any previously reported sequences) yields MIPLQVADAAVVSAPQGIPAGTVCSQGTADFLLLFERAMGIGGSTGFNDVSVAESPIGIGDAPIGGESPIVSQFPSDGSGEKGDAQPRIDPAMAMLMATLSQSTQSASLEPSPGLDRVADLVSPTMADAPAAATFLGMSTQPLFTREAGSMIEPAGIGAGGPLATAQPTGSVGLIPVTIKPRLQPEAIRQEAGASVVALEPTIVPQRPRNTTPSADVEIHTVYGDGAPAGVHVEDKDSRVADVIASDQRERGNLSALEGAKNGGIASVAALPRNDGGNGDIVINNPRLAEQPAGPLRSAQEVVPIDRAAIRSDFDRVADAARLADTAARIPVEIEPHLAPSVVSQGTGASAVTPRTTIPQQGLRATAPIADTEIRFAYADSAPMGIQVEGRDSRVAGVMASDQRERGNLSVLEGATNGEIASIAALSRHDGGEGDIRSDDPRLTRRTFPAATSAREVQDRISRVGGGQVTERIADPSRWVASVEGQAEAAGTSSQKIPDRLVFPPRPTVGIGMWSDRAEAPGSELFEGAVLVERVQAGQTDRGRVALPQESVSVETTQDMQQDRSASDPDSGRPSPDRSSPSFGDERQHLSDSALTAAPRGEQLRSESAAPPLRPRALIDQVAEQIVATVRMSPRKEGEYVHLRLHPQTLGELVIEVSWKDSGIVAAIKAQHHVAGELLANDLDRLRTALVEQGIPISDLGVQVELDLRQWSYAGNGSQDPRAIGYHPEVMLRHDRGSMPPMVPVMGPDSLIDITV; encoded by the coding sequence ATGATCCCACTGCAGGTTGCCGACGCGGCCGTTGTCAGCGCGCCTCAGGGCATTCCAGCAGGAACGGTGTGTTCACAGGGGACGGCCGATTTCCTGTTACTGTTCGAGCGGGCGATGGGGATCGGTGGTTCGACTGGGTTCAACGACGTGTCTGTTGCAGAGAGTCCGATCGGGATCGGCGATGCTCCAATAGGTGGGGAGAGTCCCATAGTGTCTCAGTTCCCTTCAGACGGAAGCGGTGAGAAGGGTGACGCACAGCCTCGCATCGATCCCGCCATGGCTATGCTCATGGCTACCCTCAGCCAATCCACGCAGAGCGCTTCGTTAGAGCCCTCACCCGGCCTCGATCGCGTCGCGGACCTTGTGTCTCCGACTATGGCCGACGCGCCTGCTGCCGCAACCTTCTTGGGGATGTCTACGCAACCCCTCTTTACCCGGGAAGCCGGCTCCATGATCGAGCCTGCTGGTATCGGGGCAGGTGGTCCCCTTGCGACGGCGCAGCCGACCGGGTCAGTGGGACTTATCCCGGTTACGATCAAGCCGCGTCTTCAGCCTGAAGCGATAAGGCAAGAGGCCGGAGCGTCGGTTGTGGCTCTCGAACCGACGATTGTTCCGCAAAGGCCCCGTAACACGACTCCGTCGGCCGATGTCGAGATCCACACTGTATATGGCGATGGTGCACCAGCAGGTGTGCACGTTGAAGACAAGGACTCCCGAGTCGCGGATGTCATTGCGAGCGATCAACGAGAGCGCGGCAATCTCAGCGCGCTTGAGGGTGCGAAGAACGGTGGGATTGCTTCGGTCGCTGCGCTCCCTCGCAATGACGGCGGTAACGGGGACATCGTAATTAATAATCCTCGGTTGGCGGAACAACCGGCGGGACCGTTGCGAAGCGCTCAGGAGGTCGTCCCGATCGATCGAGCCGCAATCCGATCCGACTTCGACCGTGTCGCGGACGCGGCGCGTCTGGCCGACACAGCGGCACGTATCCCGGTTGAGATCGAGCCGCACCTTGCGCCGAGTGTTGTGAGCCAAGGGACCGGAGCTTCTGCTGTAACTCCTAGAACCACAATTCCTCAGCAAGGGTTGCGTGCCACGGCTCCGATCGCCGATACAGAGATTCGCTTCGCCTACGCCGATAGCGCGCCCATGGGTATACAAGTCGAGGGTCGAGACTCCCGAGTTGCGGGTGTCATGGCGAGCGATCAACGAGAGCGCGGCAATCTCAGTGTTCTTGAGGGTGCGACGAACGGTGAGATTGCGTCGATCGCTGCGCTCTCTCGCCATGACGGCGGCGAAGGAGACATTCGAAGCGATGATCCTCGTCTGACTCGACGTACGTTCCCCGCCGCAACCTCAGCGCGAGAGGTCCAGGATCGTATCAGTCGCGTAGGCGGCGGTCAGGTTACCGAGCGGATTGCCGATCCGTCGCGATGGGTAGCATCGGTGGAAGGCCAGGCCGAAGCCGCAGGCACGTCTTCTCAGAAGATCCCGGACCGCTTGGTGTTCCCGCCGCGCCCAACGGTCGGAATCGGAATGTGGTCCGATAGGGCGGAAGCGCCAGGATCCGAACTCTTTGAGGGCGCAGTGCTTGTCGAACGCGTACAGGCGGGACAGACGGATCGTGGTCGGGTTGCCTTGCCGCAAGAGAGTGTGAGTGTCGAGACTACACAAGACATGCAGCAGGATCGATCAGCTTCGGACCCGGACAGTGGACGTCCTTCACCTGACCGCTCATCGCCTTCATTTGGCGACGAACGACAGCATCTCTCCGATTCAGCGCTTACGGCTGCTCCAAGGGGGGAGCAACTTCGCTCGGAATCCGCCGCTCCGCCTTTACGCCCCAGAGCGCTCATCGATCAGGTAGCCGAACAGATCGTAGCGACGGTCCGTATGAGCCCACGGAAGGAGGGGGAGTATGTGCACCTCCGTCTTCATCCCCAGACGCTTGGCGAACTTGTGATCGAGGTGTCGTGGAAAGACAGCGGAATTGTGGCAGCTATCAAGGCCCAACATCACGTCGCTGGTGAGCTGTTGGCCAACGATTTGGATCGCCTCAGGACAGCCCTTGTGGAGCAGGGGATTCCGATTTCCGATCTCGGCGTTCAGGTCGAGTTGGACCTTCGCCAGTGGAGCTATGCGGGGAACGGATCTCAAGACCCGCGTGCGATCGGGTACCATCCGGAGGTGATGCTCCGGCATGACCGAGGATCGATGCCGCCGATGGTCCCCGTGATGGGACCGGACAGCTTGATCGATATCACTGTCTAA
- a CDS encoding exported protein of unknown function (Evidence 5 : No homology to any previously reported sequences): MKSRIALYAGYFVAMLLLASYLTGVLQQGILPRFGRQAAAPQQDEQSAISDQPSTVQESDQAHDTGSAPKDQASLQPREETPSAQPAPQKSDASASHPPQQTAAATGTPPPLSNEQRPVISDQEKALAEKRAELLRLEEQIRKRKEENQIEEKWLAELKATGAKLTKERDARREAGVKRLATLYEGMEPEAAASILSKLKREMATEVLAAMKDRQASKVLAAMTGQKAKELSERLEDAGAGRTISQGKAGEATP, from the coding sequence GTGAAGAGTCGAATCGCGCTGTATGCCGGATATTTCGTCGCGATGCTGCTGCTTGCCTCCTACCTGACGGGCGTCCTGCAGCAGGGAATTCTCCCGCGATTTGGCCGTCAAGCCGCTGCCCCTCAACAGGATGAGCAGTCGGCAATCAGCGATCAGCCGTCGACCGTGCAGGAGTCAGACCAGGCTCACGACACGGGATCGGCGCCCAAAGATCAGGCCTCCTTGCAGCCGCGGGAGGAGACGCCTTCGGCACAGCCGGCGCCGCAGAAGTCCGATGCGAGCGCATCACATCCACCTCAGCAGACTGCTGCCGCGACAGGGACGCCGCCACCGCTGTCAAACGAACAGCGACCGGTGATCAGCGATCAGGAGAAGGCACTCGCGGAGAAACGAGCGGAGCTGCTCCGGCTGGAGGAGCAGATCCGCAAGCGGAAGGAGGAGAACCAGATCGAGGAGAAATGGCTCGCCGAGTTAAAGGCGACCGGCGCGAAGCTCACGAAAGAGCGAGATGCCAGGCGAGAAGCCGGAGTAAAGAGGCTGGCGACACTCTACGAGGGAATGGAGCCGGAGGCTGCGGCGTCGATTCTGAGCAAGCTGAAGCGGGAGATGGCGACGGAGGTACTCGCTGCGATGAAGGATCGACAGGCCTCGAAAGTGCTGGCCGCGATGACTGGACAGAAGGCGAAAGAACTGAGTGAACGGCTTGAAGATGCGGGAGCAGGCCGGACGATCAGTCAGGGAAAGGCCGGCGAGGCGACACCATGA
- a CDS encoding protein of unknown function (Evidence 5 : No homology to any previously reported sequences): MPLISVKKEIPPGSLRVLYLLADQTGCGWYRCLLPGIYLRNLYGIDTRAGTSLTDEVRTFARGADILVCQRQLSDSMLEFIHEQKAMGKKIVYELDDDFWHLPVKNPVYRYYQAGGLSRLTRFIRVADVVTVSTEPLKRVVDAVHDHVVVLPNAVDPDLADTIVGSRLGRQTCRNAMVRIGWSGSNFHEGDLDCAVDALITMAKRPDVQLVFFGWVPERIRREVPADRLEVHPFVPTNSYYHAMAALRLDIGLTPLRDNRFNEAKSNLKYLEYSMFKVPTVASPVYPYTRTITDGENGILVKKNRHQEWLRQLTRLVEDRAERERLARNAYATVRERFHLKTNVRQWLDLYRSLHRGSGRTAISTPKGVGSMDRVLEGAQMGVVC; encoded by the coding sequence ATGCCGCTGATCTCAGTTAAAAAAGAAATTCCGCCAGGGAGTCTCAGAGTCCTCTACCTGCTGGCCGATCAGACGGGGTGTGGGTGGTACCGGTGTCTGCTGCCTGGGATCTACCTGCGCAACCTCTACGGAATTGATACGAGAGCCGGTACTTCCTTAACCGACGAGGTGAGGACGTTTGCGAGGGGCGCCGATATTCTGGTCTGTCAGCGACAGCTCTCTGATAGTATGCTGGAGTTCATACATGAGCAGAAGGCGATGGGTAAGAAGATCGTCTATGAGCTCGACGATGACTTCTGGCATCTTCCGGTCAAGAATCCGGTCTATCGGTACTATCAGGCTGGTGGGCTCTCGAGGCTGACCCGATTCATCCGGGTGGCCGACGTCGTCACGGTGTCGACGGAGCCGCTCAAGCGGGTGGTTGACGCCGTGCATGACCATGTCGTCGTACTGCCCAACGCGGTCGATCCCGATCTCGCCGATACGATTGTCGGAAGCCGCTTGGGGCGGCAAACCTGTCGCAATGCGATGGTGAGGATCGGCTGGTCCGGATCGAATTTTCACGAGGGCGATCTCGACTGCGCGGTCGACGCCCTCATCACGATGGCGAAGCGTCCCGACGTACAGTTGGTCTTCTTCGGCTGGGTACCGGAGCGGATTCGACGAGAGGTGCCCGCGGACAGGCTCGAGGTTCATCCGTTCGTGCCGACCAACAGCTACTACCATGCCATGGCGGCCCTCCGGCTGGACATCGGCCTGACGCCGCTGCGTGATAACCGTTTCAATGAGGCGAAGAGCAATCTGAAATATCTCGAGTACAGTATGTTCAAGGTACCGACTGTGGCCTCTCCCGTCTATCCGTATACTCGCACGATCACTGACGGAGAGAACGGCATCCTGGTGAAAAAGAATCGCCATCAGGAGTGGCTGAGACAGTTGACGAGGCTGGTAGAGGACAGAGCGGAGCGGGAGCGATTGGCGCGCAACGCCTATGCGACAGTACGAGAGAGATTTCATCTGAAGACCAATGTCCGACAGTGGTTGGATCTTTACAGGAGTCTTCACCGTGGATCCGGCAGAACGGCGATCTCGACGCCCAAAGGGGTGGGATCGATGGACCGCGTGCTCGAGGGCGCTCAAATGGGAGTTGTCTGCTGA
- a CDS encoding putative basal-body rod modification protein flgD (Evidence 3 : Function proposed based on presence of conserved amino acid motif, structural feature or limited homology; PubMedId : 8157595; Product type s : structure), whose translation MEITNGSTTTVQSPQGAGAATSSALDRGLGKDAFLKLLVAQLRNQNPLNPLQGTDFIAQTAQFTSLEQLQQINASIAQLSASSAATSGSNSLDAVLASSYIGKVVTANGTIFEQAGVGSTTLRYSLPSDAASVQLQIQDLQGNPLRTVPLGTQEAGAYQLTFDGLGDDGRPIPAGRYLYKVVATNAAGGEVIGANTASGQVTGIHFEGTQPFLIVDGSMVSLGAISQVSLASQG comes from the coding sequence ATGGAGATCACAAACGGGAGCACCACCACCGTGCAAAGCCCGCAGGGTGCGGGCGCTGCGACCAGTTCTGCACTCGATAGAGGCCTTGGGAAGGATGCCTTCCTGAAGCTGCTGGTCGCCCAGTTACGCAATCAAAATCCGTTGAATCCGCTGCAGGGTACTGACTTCATCGCGCAGACTGCTCAATTCACCTCACTGGAGCAGCTTCAGCAGATCAATGCCTCGATCGCCCAGCTCTCGGCCTCCTCTGCCGCCACCAGCGGAAGCAATTCGCTTGATGCGGTCCTGGCCTCAAGCTACATCGGAAAGGTCGTAACGGCGAACGGCACCATCTTTGAACAGGCTGGGGTTGGCTCGACTACGCTGCGTTATAGCCTGCCGAGCGACGCCGCGTCGGTTCAGCTCCAAATCCAGGACCTTCAGGGGAATCCGCTCCGGACGGTTCCGTTGGGGACACAGGAGGCTGGAGCATACCAGCTTACCTTCGACGGGCTTGGCGACGATGGACGGCCGATACCTGCAGGACGCTACTTGTATAAGGTGGTGGCCACGAATGCCGCCGGCGGGGAGGTTATCGGCGCGAATACCGCATCCGGACAGGTGACAGGCATTCACTTCGAGGGGACACAGCCGTTCCTGATCGTGGACGGAAGCATGGTCTCCTTGGGCGCCATCTCCCAGGTGTCGCTCGCATCACAGGGGTAA
- a CDS encoding Flagellar protein (fragment) — protein MMVKLSRINGAEVTVNAELIEIIEATPDTIVSLTTGKKLMVVESVDQVVEKVMAYRRMIATRLR, from the coding sequence ATGATGGTAAAGCTGAGCAGAATAAACGGCGCTGAGGTAACGGTGAATGCGGAGCTGATCGAGATCATCGAGGCAACCCCCGATACGATCGTCTCACTCACCACGGGGAAGAAACTGATGGTTGTGGAGAGCGTGGATCAGGTGGTCGAGAAGGTCATGGCCTATCGACGTATGATCGCAACGCGCCTCCGTTGA
- a CDS encoding putative Flagellar basal body-associated protein FliL (Evidence 3 : Function proposed based on presence of conserved amino acid motif, structural feature or limited homology), producing MADDAKAEIREVGGSESPGGEEKKTSAAGRGKLVAMAVQAGIVIALTGAAFGINIYVLKPMLVVNGKEQAKESEPEAKKEHHAGKILPLDPAIVNIAGTNGRRYLKVTVQIEIPEEEELVKEVEARKALLSDRLIQILSGKPLEEVTSAGSLQALKQQIADQFGKELGADRLQNVYLTEFVIQ from the coding sequence GTGGCTGACGACGCAAAAGCTGAGATCCGTGAGGTCGGAGGTTCGGAATCGCCCGGCGGCGAGGAGAAGAAGACCTCAGCCGCGGGCCGCGGGAAGCTCGTAGCGATGGCCGTTCAGGCAGGGATCGTGATCGCTCTGACCGGTGCTGCCTTTGGCATCAACATCTATGTGCTGAAGCCGATGCTTGTCGTAAATGGGAAGGAGCAGGCGAAGGAGTCGGAGCCCGAGGCGAAGAAGGAGCATCACGCCGGCAAGATCCTCCCTCTTGATCCCGCTATCGTCAACATCGCCGGAACAAATGGACGTCGCTATCTGAAGGTGACCGTTCAGATCGAGATTCCGGAAGAAGAGGAACTGGTCAAAGAGGTAGAGGCACGCAAAGCCCTGTTAAGTGATCGGTTGATCCAGATTCTTTCCGGTAAGCCGCTGGAAGAGGTGACGAGTGCGGGGAGTCTGCAGGCCCTGAAGCAGCAGATCGCGGATCAGTTCGGTAAGGAACTGGGAGCCGATCGACTGCAGAATGTCTATCTTACCGAGTTCGTAATCCAGTAA
- a CDS encoding putative Flagellar hook protein flgE (Evidence 3 : Function proposed based on presence of conserved amino acid motif, structural feature or limited homology) — MSTFSTAITGLKAYQTDLGVIGNNIANANTTGYKASRAQFSELLVQTIEGATPPSDSTGGIDPMQIGAGVIVGGILNIQTQGAIEPTGRSSDLAIQGEGFYVLSNGESQIYTRVGSFELDANGNLVDAGTGLKVQGIDGDIHIPLGSNEAAGTTEVELVGNLNASDADDPITLTENESTLETSFFIIDTLGGKHQVNVTFSVPGSANTGLWDYAVSAASNDTGVFTGASAGQIQFASGGNVLSITGPGSGGGIFTFNPGNAAASAQEFSIDFDALTGFAALSSVSMKQQDGVPPGSLTSFTVSNDGMVNGIYSNGLVTEMDTLKLASFSNPAGLLRLANGQFAETPNSGVAQYGVAGTGGRGTIVAGALEQSNVDLGTELVNLIIAQRGYEANAQVISVANQIQQTTLNLLR; from the coding sequence ATGAGTACATTCAGCACGGCTATCACCGGGTTAAAAGCCTATCAGACCGACCTGGGTGTCATCGGCAACAACATCGCGAACGCGAATACGACCGGCTATAAAGCGAGCCGGGCACAGTTTTCCGAGCTGTTAGTTCAGACTATTGAAGGGGCGACGCCGCCGTCGGACTCAACCGGTGGAATCGATCCGATGCAGATCGGCGCCGGGGTCATCGTGGGCGGCATTCTGAATATTCAGACACAGGGGGCGATCGAGCCGACCGGGCGATCCTCCGATCTTGCTATCCAGGGCGAGGGCTTCTATGTCCTGAGTAACGGCGAGAGTCAGATCTATACGCGGGTCGGTAGCTTCGAGCTTGATGCTAACGGTAATCTGGTCGATGCCGGGACCGGCCTGAAGGTCCAGGGGATCGATGGCGACATCCATATCCCGTTGGGAAGCAATGAGGCTGCCGGAACTACAGAGGTCGAACTGGTCGGTAACCTCAATGCGAGCGACGCGGATGATCCGATAACGTTAACGGAGAACGAGTCCACCCTTGAGACGAGCTTTTTTATCATCGATACTCTAGGTGGTAAGCACCAGGTGAACGTAACATTCTCGGTGCCGGGGTCGGCTAATACGGGCCTATGGGACTATGCGGTCTCGGCCGCGAGTAACGATACCGGCGTCTTTACCGGCGCCTCGGCAGGACAAATTCAGTTTGCCAGCGGCGGCAATGTCCTCAGCATTACGGGGCCGGGCTCAGGGGGAGGCATCTTTACCTTTAATCCCGGCAACGCCGCGGCCTCCGCTCAGGAATTTTCTATCGACTTCGACGCGCTTACCGGATTTGCGGCCCTATCGAGCGTCTCGATGAAGCAGCAGGACGGGGTGCCACCAGGCAGTCTCACATCCTTTACCGTCAGCAACGACGGCATGGTCAATGGGATCTACAGCAACGGGCTGGTCACGGAAATGGACACACTGAAGCTGGCCAGCTTCTCGAATCCCGCCGGTCTGCTGCGACTGGCCAATGGACAGTTTGCGGAGACCCCCAACTCCGGGGTGGCGCAATATGGTGTTGCCGGGACCGGTGGGAGGGGCACCATCGTTGCAGGCGCCCTGGAACAATCGAATGTTGATCTGGGGACGGAGCTGGTCAATCTGATCATCGCCCAGCGGGGGTATGAAGCCAACGCCCAGGTAATCTCTGTAGCCAATCAGATTCAACAGACCACCCTCAACCTGTTGCGGTAG
- a CDS encoding putative Flagellar motor switch protein fliM (Evidence 3 : Function proposed based on presence of conserved amino acid motif, structural feature or limited homology), whose amino-acid sequence MSEILTQEEIDSLLSAAAKGAVPAVGAPTQVKRQFIRYDFRRPNRISKEQLQALQMLHDRFAKQMGGTLSPLLRTFVEIRPTLVEQMAYAEYIASVAYPACLGIFGMKPLKGGAIVELPPRLISYIIDRILGGAGRISDVARELTEIERALVSKLLRRTLEDLRNAWSRVSLFQFELLNLEVNPGFLQLAAPTDMVILIGFDVKIGDVEGMMSLCFPFSMLEPVIPNLSLRRWIAGHREETDEVGAAEIAKAMPAVGLSVRALLGSIPLTVHELSFLKAGDIVRLDIGASSLGVLEVEGVPKYVVKVGTSHRKRAVQIVADISEEKSAHGARH is encoded by the coding sequence ATGAGTGAGATTCTGACACAGGAAGAGATCGACTCGCTGTTGTCGGCGGCCGCAAAGGGCGCGGTACCGGCGGTCGGCGCGCCGACCCAGGTCAAGCGACAATTCATCCGATACGATTTTCGCAGGCCCAATCGGATCTCCAAGGAACAGCTCCAAGCCCTTCAGATGCTTCACGACCGCTTCGCGAAACAGATGGGAGGTACCCTCTCGCCGCTCCTGAGAACATTTGTTGAGATCCGGCCGACCCTGGTAGAGCAGATGGCGTATGCCGAATATATCGCATCGGTCGCTTATCCCGCCTGCCTGGGTATCTTCGGGATGAAGCCGCTGAAGGGTGGCGCCATTGTCGAACTTCCGCCGCGGCTCATCTCTTATATTATCGATCGGATCCTCGGGGGTGCGGGACGGATATCCGATGTGGCGCGAGAACTGACCGAGATTGAGCGGGCACTGGTGTCGAAGCTGCTTCGGCGCACGCTCGAGGACCTCCGGAACGCCTGGAGCCGCGTCAGCCTCTTCCAGTTTGAACTGCTGAATCTGGAGGTCAACCCGGGCTTCCTCCAGCTTGCGGCGCCCACCGATATGGTGATCCTGATCGGCTTTGACGTCAAGATAGGCGACGTTGAAGGAATGATGAGTCTCTGCTTTCCGTTCTCCATGCTTGAGCCTGTTATTCCGAATCTGTCGCTGAGACGATGGATCGCCGGGCACAGAGAGGAAACGGATGAGGTGGGGGCTGCTGAAATCGCCAAGGCCATGCCGGCTGTCGGTCTCAGTGTTCGGGCGTTGCTCGGTTCGATCCCGCTGACCGTCCATGAACTGAGTTTTCTCAAGGCGGGCGATATCGTGCGCCTGGATATTGGAGCGTCGTCTCTCGGCGTGCTCGAGGTAGAGGGGGTGCCGAAATACGTGGTAAAGGTCGGTACGTCGCACAGGAAAAGGGCTGTCCAGATTGTGGCCGATATCTCAGAGGAGAAGTCAGCGCATGGCGCACGCCACTGA